The stretch of DNA CGTTTTTGGATACCGCAAATTGAATTTATATAAGGAGTAGCAACATGAACGTAATTAAAAAGATCGAACGCGAACACATGCGTCTTGATATGCCTGCATTTAAAGCAGGTGACACCGTAAAAGTACATCTTCGCATTATCGAAGGTGAAAAAGAACGTATCCAGGTTTTCCAGGGTGTTGTTCTTCGTTTCCGTAACGGTTCAACCGATTCAACTTTCACAGTACGTAAGATCTCCGACGGTATCGGCGTAGAACGCGTATTTGCAGTACATTCTCCCTACATTGAACGTGTAGAAGTTGTTACTGAAGGTAAAGTTCGTCGTAGCCGCATTTACTATCTTCGTGACCTTAAAGGTAAAGCAGCACGTATCAAATCAAAGAACGCTTGGTAGCACCCGAAGATTTAAATCTTCTTGGTTCACTCATCCGGGCAGTCTGTCCGGCGGAGTACGCAACTACGAGTTGAAAACCGTCTCTCCCGGATCGAAAGATTCAGGAGCAGACGGTTTTTTTGTTGGTTCTACAATGGAGCAGTCAGAATGTCTCATGAGTTGTCATACGGGATACTTCCGGGAATGGGCGGAGAAGTCGGACTCATCGCAGGAATTGATGAAGCCGGCAGGGGGTGTCTGGCCGGTCCTGTTGTTGCAGGCGCTGTTATTCTGCCTGCCGAATATGACTTGCCCGGGCTTACCGATTCTAAGAAGCTGACTGAATCCGCGCGTGATATTTTGGCGCAGCAAATACGTGAACAGGCTGTATGCTGGTCTCTTGGTGTTAGCAGGGCGCAGGTGGTAGACCGGATAAATATTCTTCAGGCAACGTTCAGAGCTATGGCCAGAGCGGCAATTCATCTTAAAGTGCAGCCTTCTGTTTTGCTAATTGATGGAAATAAGACTATTCCGTTAAATCACTTTAATGGAATTGCAGGATTTCAGCAGGAATCGATAATTAAAGGTGATGAGAAAATTCCCGCTATTTCAGCGGCCTCGATCCTCGCAAAAACTTTTAGAGATTCCTTGATGGTTAAACTGGAAAAGATATACCCGGGATACGGTTTTGCTGTGCATAAAGGGTATGGAACAAAATTTCATATGGATGCAGTCCGTGAAAAAGGTCCCTGCCTGATCCATCGACTCACTTTTAAAGGCGTGCGTCCTGAAAAGAAAAAATCAGGGCAGGAGAGTATGTGTCTCCCAGGCATTTAGATTTCGGCGAGGCCGGAGAAAATTTTGCTGCCTGTTATCTTGAGTGCAGAGGGTTCACTGTTCGTCACCGGAATTGGCGGTGGCGACAATGGGAGCTTGATATTATCTGTGAAGACCTGCCCGGTCCTGACGGTGAGCGCGATCTTGTTTTTGTGGAAGTGAAGACCAGAGCCGGAAGTTCCGTGCAAAAGGGCGTGCAGGCGGTGACTCCTGCAAAATGCCGTAAATTAGTAAAAGCTGCTTCACATTATTTGTCGGCAATGGACTTATGGCATAGACCGTGCCGTTTTGATCTTGTTATTGTAAATGATGCCGGAAACGGCATGAACGCGGAGCACATAAAAAATGCCTTCGAAATCTCCGACTTTATGGGTAGTGGCAACACCGCTTGGCAACCTTGGTGATATTTCAGACCGTGCAAGAAAAGTGCTGGCCTCGGCAGATGTTATTCTGGCCGAGGATACCCGCAGGACCGGCAAGCTGCTTACCGGACTTGATATCAAAGGAAACGGCTTTATCAGTCTTCATGATCATAATGAAGAAA from Desulfovibrio gilichinskyi encodes:
- a CDS encoding ribonuclease HII, translating into MSHELSYGILPGMGGEVGLIAGIDEAGRGCLAGPVVAGAVILPAEYDLPGLTDSKKLTESARDILAQQIREQAVCWSLGVSRAQVVDRINILQATFRAMARAAIHLKVQPSVLLIDGNKTIPLNHFNGIAGFQQESIIKGDEKIPAISAASILAKTFRDSLMVKLEKIYPGYGFAVHKGYGTKFHMDAVREKGPCLIHRLTFKGVRPEKKKSGQESMCLPGI
- the rplS gene encoding 50S ribosomal protein L19, translating into MNVIKKIEREHMRLDMPAFKAGDTVKVHLRIIEGEKERIQVFQGVVLRFRNGSTDSTFTVRKISDGIGVERVFAVHSPYIERVEVVTEGKVRRSRIYYLRDLKGKAARIKSKNAW
- a CDS encoding YraN family protein, whose translation is MSPRHLDFGEAGENFAACYLECRGFTVRHRNWRWRQWELDIICEDLPGPDGERDLVFVEVKTRAGSSVQKGVQAVTPAKCRKLVKAASHYLSAMDLWHRPCRFDLVIVNDAGNGMNAEHIKNAFEISDFMGSGNTAWQPW